The Oncorhynchus clarkii lewisi isolate Uvic-CL-2024 chromosome 31, UVic_Ocla_1.0, whole genome shotgun sequence genome includes the window TCCTCCCAGAACTGGTTCCCTATGACGTCACAGTGGTGGGCACTGACACGCCTCCTGGTGCGTGTCACTAGCACCTCCTCCCCCGCCTCGTTGGGGAGCTTCACACTCTTGGTCACTGTTTCTTCCAGCTGGGACAGAAGGATGAAGGAAGGGGGTTAAGAATTTGAGAGTGAGAGAAGCGAAGGATAGGACAAAATGTAAGCACCTACTTAATTATTAATGTATTATAGGTGTGAATTGTATAGCCCTAACCCTTCATATCCCACTCCCCCAGACACCCTTGGAGTGAGCCATTATTGACGGTGACcatggagcaattagggttaagtgcaatgctcaagggcacgtcaacagattttcacctagtCATCTTGGTGATTGGAACCAGCAacgtttcagttactggcccaacacccttaaccgctaggctacctaacgccctcacacacacaagcctgtattttttatgaatgtatcTGAAATGGCATCCAAttgtctatatagtgcactacctcagACAAcaggctctatatagggaatagggtgcattaagGACAACCGGAGTTCTGACCTTCTCCCAGATGAGGGTGGTTCCTTTCCTGTGGACCAGAGGCTCCTTGTTGTAATTTATATCAAACTCAGAAAACATGATCTCATTCTTATCTGCTGACAACGttccctgggagagagagagagagacatacatcaCAGAGATTTGATTATGTATCTAAAGGTTCTTGGTAAATGGAACGGTCAACTGTGAGGTGGTTTTCAGTGAAAGTAAACAGCATGAAGTAGTCATCCATTCTAAAGCTATTAACATAATAATTATAGTTATGACTAACAAGCAGATGCCCCTTCGCAAATGACACACCTCAAAAATAACAGATATTTGAAGACGGACACACCCCCACAGCTGTAATTATGCTAATCTCACTGGAGTAACTCTCACCTTTAGTCTGTCCTCTGCCTGTGTAGTGGTGAGTCCGCCTTTCTGCACCAACGTCCAAAACACTGTGTTATACAGGTTGTTGACGTGacctggcaaacacacacaccattacgaAAGAGAAGCACAAATGTGGAAGAGAATCTACTGTAGTCAAAGCATACACACACAAGATAATGTATTGGGGGataggagtgtgtgtttgtgtgtatatttaCAGTCAGCCTGCCTCCAGCTCAGGTAGTCCCGGAGGTTGCGGTTGCTAGGATACAGAACCACCCGCCCGTCAAACCCCGGGGGGTAAAGGAGGGGCTGGTCTCCGAAGTAGTCCTTCCAGTAGAACACATAGGAAGAGGAGAACTGGGACGCTACATGGGTCATCAGCTTACTGGAGGGGGagtggaaggggagagggaggagaccaGAAAAGTGTCACTCAAATGCAATAAACATTTcttgtgagtgtctgtgtggttggggagtgtctgtgtggttggggagtgtctgtgtggttggggagtgtctgtgtggttggggagtgtctgtgtggttggggagtgtctgtgtggttggGGAATATCTGTGTGGTTGGGGAGTGTCTGTGTGACGGTGTGTGCGTCTCTGTACATGTGTGTTATTACCTGGCTCTCCTCTTAAACCAGTTGGAGGTCCTCTTGAAGACGAAGCTGAACTCGTCACTTTGTCCGTACGAGATGATGATGTCATCCAGGTCCTCCATGACAGACCTGGCGCTGCACGTCATCAGGCCCAGAGCTCTGTCATCATTGGGCTTCATGAAGTTGTGCTGCTCTGCAAACCTACAGCAacacagggtcagtcagtgggtcagtcagtcagtcagtcagtcagtgggtcAGTCagcagg containing:
- the LOC139390715 gene encoding probable tRNA(His) guanylyltransferase isoform X2; this encodes MFAPVLCRLPGGIKTRILRPVASVFTSSSKMAKSKFEYVRNFETDDTCLKNCYIVVRLDGRNFHKFAEQHNFMKPNDDRALGLMTCSARSVMEDLDDIIISYGQSDEFSFVFKRTSNWFKRRASKLMTHVASQFSSSYVFYWKDYFGDQPLLYPPGFDGRVVLYPSNRNLRDYLSWRQADCHVNNLYNTVFWTLVQKGGLTTTQAEDRLKGTLSADKNEIMFSEFDINYNKEPLVHRKGTTLIWEKLEETVTKSVKLPNEAGEEVLVTRTRRRVSAHHCDVIGNQFWEEHPNILEDDNC
- the LOC139390715 gene encoding probable tRNA(His) guanylyltransferase isoform X1; protein product: MMPIILLCRLPGGIKTRILRPVASVFTSSSKMAKSKFEYVRNFETDDTCLKNCYIVVRLDGRNFHKFAEQHNFMKPNDDRALGLMTCSARSVMEDLDDIIISYGQSDEFSFVFKRTSNWFKRRASKLMTHVASQFSSSYVFYWKDYFGDQPLLYPPGFDGRVVLYPSNRNLRDYLSWRQADCHVNNLYNTVFWTLVQKGGLTTTQAEDRLKGTLSADKNEIMFSEFDINYNKEPLVHRKGTTLIWEKLEETVTKSVKLPNEAGEEVLVTRTRRRVSAHHCDVIGNQFWEEHPNILEDDNC
- the LOC139390715 gene encoding probable tRNA(His) guanylyltransferase isoform X3, whose protein sequence is MLCRLPGGIKTRILRPVASVFTSSSKMAKSKFEYVRNFETDDTCLKNCYIVVRLDGRNFHKFAEQHNFMKPNDDRALGLMTCSARSVMEDLDDIIISYGQSDEFSFVFKRTSNWFKRRASKLMTHVASQFSSSYVFYWKDYFGDQPLLYPPGFDGRVVLYPSNRNLRDYLSWRQADCHVNNLYNTVFWTLVQKGGLTTTQAEDRLKGTLSADKNEIMFSEFDINYNKEPLVHRKGTTLIWEKLEETVTKSVKLPNEAGEEVLVTRTRRRVSAHHCDVIGNQFWEEHPNILEDDNC